TCCAAGGAGCTTTGTGGAGGTTCagctcatgtgtgtgtgtgtcataaaaTTACTAAACCTTCCAGTTTCTGGCCACATTTACTTCCTCTAACCAATGAAATACTAAGCATCAGATCCCATTCAAACCATGTCAGGCACTCTAAGCATCGCATGAATGATGAATGTGTTTAAGGGTCATTGTGACACTCGGATGAGTACAACCTGCCAGCAAATCGTCCACATTCGGATcttacattcttttttttttcttcttttttttaagattattttttggggcttttccggctttatttgacaggacagctagttgagaaaggggagagagagagggggaagacatgcaggaaatcgtcacaggtctgattcgaaccctggacctctgtgtcaaggcataaacctccaagtatatgtgcgcctgctctacccactgagccaacctggccaGGGATCTTACATTCTTTGCTGATACTTTGACCTGAATCGTTTCCTCTGGAAGGAACAAGACAAAGCGATTTTGTTTGGAAAGATAAAAACTGCAGCTCAGGACCAAACTGAGCTCTCAGAGTCACGCTGGTTCAGGCCTTGTCTTACCTCATAAGCAGTACAGAAAAGAACGGTAAAAAGTGACTTATTCTTTCCACAGACAAAATGAATAAAGGTCTGTAAAGAAAATCTAAAATGCAATGCTGTTTTATGAGACATTTCATGGATCAACAGCTGAAccaaattcattttaattagtATTTTAGTATTTTGAATAACTGAGCTTCAAAAAAGACTTGTAAATATGAggcaaataaaatggaaattgaGTTAAAGCCATtgatttgttttagttttttggcTTAGTATTTTTGGCAGTAAAAGGACCTGTTGATCCAACTTATTCCCCTTTGGCCAAATTAAAGGGAACGTTGTTACACTTTCCCAGCTTTTTCACTGAAGTAAGTGGATGATAATACAATTATAATATTACAGTTTAATATGAATTAGTAAATGAAAAAAACCTTACCAAATCTGCAAAAAAATACCTGCTGTTATGACCTCACATGATATATAAATGAGCGTGACAAAAGACTGCAAATTTCATAATGAATCATCTTTAAAAGATTTTAACACatcagaaaaaatgaaaattatgcAAACAAAAGACATCTGTCAGTTACAACACTAAATGTTTTATGCACTACTTTCCACTAttctacttccacttttaaCTATTTTGGGATTGTGATATGCAGAAGTAGTGTTTAAGTTTAGTCGGTTTGCAGCGTATTCATCAGCATgtgatgtgaaaaatgtatcaCGTCTGTATGCACATTATAAAATGCTGCCCATCACATGGGCCCTCAACCACAGTGGAGAAGTCTGGTTACAGCATTGGTGGTTGTTCTGGTACACGCATATGAATCTAGACTGCACTCTAGTGGTCGAGCTGTTTCTATAGTACAGGGGAATTCAACACAGGACACATATCGGTAGGCCTATATGAATGGAAAGAGGAGAATGTGAGATTTCGTaactcatattattattatttgtcttGCTTCGATTTGGGCAATAATCATCTCTAAGTTTTGGAACAGGTTCCATATTTTGGGGACTGTAAACAGTAAGTATAATGTTGCCATATCCTAGTCAGTTAGCTGTGAGCTACAACGTGAAGCCCATTTATTTAGGCCgacatttgtttacattttaggCAAATTGGCGGCATTAAAAGTATGCCGAATTAGCAATTAGTAGTACCTGATTGCAATGCATCCATGGATATACAGACAACTATCACGGCATTACTTCGATActaaagaaaacttaaaaacgtGATGATTATCAGGGAAATTCTGGAGTTATAAGGAGCGTCTTTTTTGGGGGACGTTTATTAGCGATATAAGGCTATCCTCGGAAACTGTACGTTACACTGAATCTAAAATATGTgtagcatgtctgtgtgttcagaTTTGATTGAGTTATGACACTGAGAAGGTACTTTAATTGCCTTCacgagctgtgtgtgtgtgtgtcacatccactgctgctgctccaactGCTGATTAGCAGGCCTGTAGGCCAAACTAATTTACAATATCTAACTTCCTGTTgctttaacaaacaaacaaacacgtgTGTCGAAGTGACTTCCCCCTTCAGGTAGCGTCTCCCTCCGCGGTCCTGATTAGGCTCAGGTTAGGTTAAATGTAAGAGACGATTGTTTGTGGTTAGGGATAAGGTATGGAACACACACCAACGGGGAAACCGGCTTCgacacaacagcagcagcatgcaCCAGTCCCTTTAACCTCCCTTGTGTCCTTCTGCGCCCCCTGTAGTCTCACCTCCCAGTATGAAAACCTCTGCTGTAGAATGATGAACAGGTGGGTGTTCACACTCTAGGTTTAGAAACACACAGAAGACCATCtacattttttttggaaaacTGAGCAAGCACAATTTTACTCTTAATACACCAATTTGTCATAAAGTTGTAGCCTCACTGCTATAATAATTGTTGCATTATTATACGACTAAAGAGTCAAATTCTTTCCTCATTTCAGATCCCATCTTCCGTCTTTGTAACCTCTTCACACTGAGAATGCAGGTATGCAGATTGGTATGTTATTCGTACCAGCAGCTGATCTGATGCCTGTGGTAAAAGGGACCTTGTCAGTCAGTCGGCTCAACAGACAGAGCAGGTTGAAAGGAAAGATAGCTCACATACCAACATGTCACAGAGCAGCACAAAGCAGCCTGTGTTGGTGTGACAGCATGCAACTGCTTCCATTCTTTTGACTTTACAGTAAAAGAGGATAATCGCTATTAGATAAACTTATAATAATGCAACTCACTTTACTTACGACTAcctttttgtgttttgaaaGTACAATAAATAGTGTCATCTTTATTGCAAAATATGGACGTGCTTTATctttaaaatattcaaaacaATATTCAAATCCTTTTTTCACTTGGCTCGTGTTAAAAGTTTCCTCTGACAGGTATTTACTTCCTTAGGAaaaatgtgctaaaatatatatacacatatgaaAATATTCTATTTATAGGCCATGCAAATTAGATGGATTAAAATGGATGCTTAGAAGAAATCCAAGGTGTTTTCAACATTAAGCCTACATGCAAAAGTGTGCACTTGGCACTGATACAGTCATTCCGAGACGAGACGACACATATATGTGCAGATATAATTGCACAATAAAAGATCAGAGTTATGATAATCAGTCACTGCTCCACCAGTAAAATACTGATAACATTTGGATGTGGCAGGCCTCCAGTTTTTGtccaaaaatggaaaaaaattcAAACACTTTTGCCGTTTTCTCTATAAACTATATAGTGCAGCAACCTGGTGTAAATACCTTTTCAGAGAGATATAGATTTATATAAATTGAGCTTAATTTTTACAGCAGTACAGTTGGCGACCCTAATGGCAAATAACAGAAAAGCGCAAATCTGTTTGATTTCTATTCAAAAGCCTGCAGCAGTGGTACAATGTTTTtcagtcagaccatctgcttGTAAATGTGCCACCATGAGCAACATATGTGTTGCATGAAGGCTAAACCAGTAGGTGAGAAAACAGGTTGCTCCAGTTCTCTCGCTATAACATTAGACAAGGTGCTGAAGCTGAACCAGAAAACTGGTGCCTCAATTCATGATTTCACGACACGAGGGCTGATGCTTCACATGCCACCAGCACAAAATATGATGTATTCCGAATGCACTGTAAAGGAAATTTGAGACTTGTGGGCAACACCGGGAcagtgcatgatcaaaaaaatataatactgcttgtaaaaaaaaaaaaattgttagaTCAGCTCAAGACACCAAAGCTGCGCATGCTCACTTTGCATGCAACCATGCAAACCGCATGTTTCAGATTCTTATCACCTAGTGGCCGCAGACTATGTGCTTTGAGTTACAGTAAGGTATGTTCTAGTAATGCAGGACatactttatacatttttattcatttaatcAACACCCTCCAATTATGATGCAAAACCCGTTGTTTTGACAAACAGCAATTCAAGATTAATGCAGCTCATGTTAAGTACACAACATATTAGACAGTTCCTGTAGtcaaaaaagctaaaaaaaaaatcctaacgGATTTTAGGAAGTGAAAGTGAACAACAGTGACCTTTTCGTATCTAAAAAGGAGAACTAAGAGGGGAACCAGCCTCACAGTGGTGTCACTGTAACAAACAATAATGTGTGAAAACAGACACTGGTGTACAAAAAGGTTCATACCTGATCacaataaacattaaaatgacAGAGTAACTCACTGCCTCTTAAAAGTAACAGTatttttaatttacaaaaagCACAGCTACAGTATGAGAGTCAGTGAATATCCCAAAAATCCTTGATTGACAGTTTCATGAGAAATAAAACACTGTGCATATGGCTGTACAATATCCGTAACAAGTACAGTAGAGTGGACATGACAATGAGTCAATATAGTCAGGACGTGAAAATGAAAGTGCATAAATAAGTGGTTTAAGCTGCTCCCCAAAAGTTTTGTAATGCCTTCATCAATCCTGTATCAATCTCGGGTATGTTCCTTTAAATATAGCATCTATAGGAAGTCTGTGGCAGAAAGATGAGGTGTAAGATCGATGCCTCAGTCTCTGAGCAGCCCCAGCTTCTTAAGGGCCTCGCGGCGGTTTTCTACGTTTTCTGCACGAGGGCAGATCAGAACACTGATGCCTTGGGATCGAGGCAGCTTCTGAGAGTCTCCGGTGTGCTGAAAGGCAGTTTGGGCAGGCAGGGACTTCCGTAAGTCTGGCTCTTTGCTGCTGGCACGGCCCACCAGCAAACCCTCTCCCTGAGCTCTTGTAAACTCTTTCCCACTCCCCAGAGATGCGGGGCGTGCCCGATTGTTACGTAGCTGGCTGGGGCTCTGCTCACCGCTGACACCCTGGCTGGCCTCCTTGGAGTCTTGACTAGCCATATAGCTGCTTATACCCAGGCCAGAGCGCTCCAGGGTGGCTGACTTGACACCTACCACCTTGGGTGGGGTTAGATGCTTGACCAGTGCAGGGGGGGTGAGAGGGGGCATGTTCACCTGTGCATTTACTGTGGCCTGTGAAGCATCTTTGACAGCATCGTTATCTGACAGTGGAGGTCCAACGGGGTCACTGAAAGCGGCAGGTGCTGGGAGAACCTCAGCAGGCTGGACTGCAGGAGCGGTAGACGTAGCCGATGGCAACACAGCTGCAGGAGACTGGAGCGGGATGGAAGCAGGTGGTGGACAGTTGACACTGGTGTAAGATGGGATCAAGGGTGGTGTATGTGGAGCAGCTGGGCTGATTGGAGAAGGAGGAGCTGTCCATGAACTTCTAGTATTGGGAGAAAGTTTAGGGCTCAGGGCGGTGCCTGAATGTGCCTCAGCAGGCAGCAGGCCAAGCTTTCGGAGGGCCTCAATGCGAACCCTCTGGGGGTCCAACAAGAGCCGGTCATTGCTAGTGGGCGCCGGATGTCCCGAGGTGCCATCTGAGCCAACCGCTGCTGCCTTGTGTGACTTCAGAATAATGTTGGCGGGAAGCTTCTTGGGCTTGGGGGCCACTGCAGGTGGACTTCTGAGCTCAGCGGCTTCAGGAGGACTCATTAAGTGACCAGAGCTGACGGCAGGAAGACTCAGTTTTGGGGGCTTGTTTGGAGGCTCCTGGGTCCCAGAGGAACTCACTGAAGTTTTCTGTGCAGAGGCTCTCTGGCGTAGCTGCTCCAAGTCAATAGTTGTTCCTGGCTTGTTATTGGATATTCCTGCAGATGGAGGAAGGTCTTTTACTTTCCCTGGCAGTGGAGGAAGGCCTGGCTCATCCATGAAGTCTGAGGGAGGAGGGATCACACCCACATCTATCTCAGAGGCCCCAGTGGCCTGACCGGGGCAAAGACTGGCACTTGGGACAATCTTGAGACTACCATCTCCAGCCGTGGATACACACATCTGAGTAGCTGATGGGTGGATTTTGCAATCAGTGACTGATTCAGTGACTGGAGGTTTGGATTGAGTCATGTGGTTCATTGATGTTTCGAGGTCTTTGGTGTTGACTGCAGGGGCAGGAGAGGACTGTGGTTTTAAGGTCTGATTTAGAGCGTGATGCTTAGCTTTGTCTTCGATGGTTAACACTCTGGATCCAGGCTCTGATTTCTGGTCTCTTCCGGACTCATCAGACTCCAAACTGGAAATAtctaagaaaaaaaagcaaaatgacTGCAGCTAGTATTGCAGGTATTGATGTTATTTTagcatatgtatacatacataaatgcatacatacatacatacacacacgtaaCCAACTAAGAAAACACGCAAAACAGAATATTTCATGACATGAGCATACCATTTACTCTCATCCGACCCATTTTGTCTGCCTGTAACCCAGGATCTTGTTCATAATTGGATAAGCCGCTGTCCTCCTGCACCTCCAGCGCTTCAATGGTTTCCTCCAGATACATGAGACATGCCCTCTCTTCGGGAGATAAGTGCTCCATACTGTCTTCACTCTGCACACAATATAAGAGAtttcagagctttttttttaactcggAACAAGTATCTCAACTCTTCAGCAATCTCTCTCGTCCTTGACACGGCCATGAGAGACAGGACAGGGACAATAGGTCAAAGTTGTTTAGTGTTCCAACAGCTGCGAAGGAATGAATTACTTCTGTCCTGTATGTACTTCAGGTGACTGCAGGTGCATGTGAACAGCGTGAGATCTTCTTCCCTCTGGTCATCTTTAAGAGAAAACTCTCACTGAAACCCTGCGTGAACAAACATGAGTGTATTTCACCTCTGACAGATTCACTCCCTTTCATCTTCTCTCATTTGACCTTTctcatatttactgtaaatgtcCATGCAGACGTCATGTACAAATCTCAGTTCTTTATTTCTACATTCCAACAAAGGACGGATGTAGgactgcacgatatgaggaaaatatgcgataacattGTATATCGCgttaacgatattacttgcgataaataaacagatattaaagtgtactcagttctgctgcctTAAGTATTCTCCTAAAATACAAGTTGCGTGttggatttaaaacaaatgaaagaaaataatttccatcattcttttattgaacaaatcgaacattgaattgaatataaaaggcaccactaaaaaatgaatgactaCTGATATTTTAAATTTTCGCTAACCAGTGAAGACATGTCGGGAGGGTGAAATTAGaaaagtaacgttagctaacgagcagcagccggCCGTTCGGTCGCTctgctcccactgtagggagactcatTTGCCGAGAGAACGGCTAacagcccgggagaggcactgtctggttaacacaagtttttagctgtgactgtccttcctttgccgtacctttagttagggctgggcaatatttcaatattatatcgagaTCGTGATATGAGAGTAGATATCGTCTTATATTTTGAAGAATTttactgccaaacaacactcacacactctgctcacgagttccatttccactttctcacagcctactgcattgaacggtccacctacgtaaacaccttcccataATCAACGGtggcgtcattacgtcgaccagcgtagcgcgcgtagtgcaagcgtagggtccggtggaaaaaaattctaaggttcggcagaaactgagcccgtcaaaaagcccaatattcggccgaatccgaatcctggattcggtgcatccctactttcaactaacacaaaaaaatctctgagtgtctatcGCGATATGTGCATACCggtatgtcgcagcctttttgcgatgtgtttattgcggcagtagtctatatccacgatgttccacttccggattGCCCTCGTTCTGCttagagttttctgttgcacaactaaaacaacctttaaacgtacgtgttccaccaaaacaagttccttcccgaggctattttgcagctgcaccGTGGCTCCACTCCACGCTTAGCACCgcctaagacgattgtgattggtttaaagaaatgccagtataaaccagagcaggaaggtctggcaatgctcAGTCATTACAGCGGTTGATATCgtgatgatgataaaaaaaaaaaaaaaaaaaaagatatattgtgcagccctagacaGAAGCATTGTTATTCAGATAGGCCAGAGGAAACTAGTATAGCAGTAAAGTGTGTCGATA
The genomic region above belongs to Sander lucioperca isolate FBNREF2018 chromosome 12, SLUC_FBN_1.2, whole genome shotgun sequence and contains:
- the LOC116062126 gene encoding specifically androgen-regulated gene protein isoform X1; translation: MPKNDTWPGSVAMESLSNLDSAGSCDSVISMNSGYSEDSMEHLSPEERACLMYLEETIEALEVQEDSGLSNYEQDPGLQADKMGRMRVNDISSLESDESGRDQKSEPGSRVLTIEDKAKHHALNQTLKPQSSPAPAVNTKDLETSMNHMTQSKPPVTESVTDCKIHPSATQMCVSTAGDGSLKIVPSASLCPGQATGASEIDVGVIPPPSDFMDEPGLPPLPGKVKDLPPSAGISNNKPGTTIDLEQLRQRASAQKTSVSSSGTQEPPNKPPKLSLPAVSSGHLMSPPEAAELRSPPAVAPKPKKLPANIILKSHKAAAVGSDGTSGHPAPTSNDRLLLDPQRVRIEALRKLGLLPAEAHSGTALSPKLSPNTRSSWTAPPSPISPAAPHTPPLIPSYTSVNCPPPASIPLQSPAAVLPSATSTAPAVQPAEVLPAPAAFSDPVGPPLSDNDAVKDASQATVNAQVNMPPLTPPALVKHLTPPKVVGVKSATLERSGLGISSYMASQDSKEASQGVSGEQSPSQLRNNRARPASLGSGKEFTRAQGEGLLVGRASSKEPDLRKSLPAQTAFQHTGDSQKLPRSQGISVLICPRAENVENRREALKKLGLLRD
- the LOC116062126 gene encoding specifically androgen-regulated gene protein isoform X2; its protein translation is MEHLSPEERACLMYLEETIEALEVQEDSGLSNYEQDPGLQADKMGRMRVNDISSLESDESGRDQKSEPGSRVLTIEDKAKHHALNQTLKPQSSPAPAVNTKDLETSMNHMTQSKPPVTESVTDCKIHPSATQMCVSTAGDGSLKIVPSASLCPGQATGASEIDVGVIPPPSDFMDEPGLPPLPGKVKDLPPSAGISNNKPGTTIDLEQLRQRASAQKTSVSSSGTQEPPNKPPKLSLPAVSSGHLMSPPEAAELRSPPAVAPKPKKLPANIILKSHKAAAVGSDGTSGHPAPTSNDRLLLDPQRVRIEALRKLGLLPAEAHSGTALSPKLSPNTRSSWTAPPSPISPAAPHTPPLIPSYTSVNCPPPASIPLQSPAAVLPSATSTAPAVQPAEVLPAPAAFSDPVGPPLSDNDAVKDASQATVNAQVNMPPLTPPALVKHLTPPKVVGVKSATLERSGLGISSYMASQDSKEASQGVSGEQSPSQLRNNRARPASLGSGKEFTRAQGEGLLVGRASSKEPDLRKSLPAQTAFQHTGDSQKLPRSQGISVLICPRAENVENRREALKKLGLLRD